A genomic region of Pseudomonas abietaniphila contains the following coding sequences:
- a CDS encoding dienelactone hydrolase family protein gives MRLLIAFTLICLASLAQAEVKTRTIDYQSADGTKLVGYYAYDDAIKGPRPGIVVVHEWWGLNDYAKRRARDLAALGYSAMAIDMYGEGKNTEHPKDAMAFMQAATADAGASKKRFDAGLEQLKKQPETNPQKLAAIGYCFGGGVVLDAARRGEPLDAVVSFHGALTTKTPAKEGVTKTPMLIEHGNGDTMVTAQNVADFKKEMDAAKADYKFVGIDGAKHGFTNPDADKLSHGDHGGPDIGYNQAADMSSWADMKAFLKEQFAKNSTM, from the coding sequence ATGCGGCTGCTGATAGCGTTCACCCTCATCTGCCTTGCGAGCCTGGCTCAGGCCGAGGTAAAAACCCGCACCATCGATTACCAGAGCGCCGACGGCACCAAGCTGGTCGGCTATTACGCCTACGACGACGCGATCAAGGGCCCGAGACCCGGCATTGTGGTGGTTCACGAGTGGTGGGGCTTGAACGACTATGCCAAGCGCCGCGCCCGCGATCTGGCCGCTTTGGGTTACAGCGCCATGGCCATCGACATGTACGGCGAAGGCAAGAACACCGAGCACCCGAAAGACGCCATGGCGTTCATGCAGGCCGCAACGGCCGACGCGGGCGCCTCGAAGAAGCGTTTCGATGCCGGGCTTGAGCAGTTGAAAAAGCAGCCCGAGACCAATCCACAGAAACTGGCTGCCATCGGCTACTGCTTTGGCGGCGGCGTGGTACTGGATGCCGCACGACGGGGCGAACCGCTGGATGCCGTCGTGAGTTTCCACGGCGCGCTGACCACCAAGACCCCGGCCAAGGAAGGGGTGACCAAAACGCCGATGCTGATCGAGCACGGCAATGGCGACACCATGGTGACCGCCCAGAACGTCGCCGACTTCAAGAAAGAAATGGACGCCGCCAAGGCTGACTACAAGTTCGTCGGCATCGACGGCGCCAAACACGGCTTCACCAACCCGGACGCCGACAAACTGAGCCACGGCGACCATGGCGGGCCGGACATTGGCTACAACCAGGCGGCCGACATGAGCTCGTGGGCTGACATGAAAGCGTTTCTGAAAGAGCAGTTTGCGAAGAACTCGACGATGTAA
- a CDS encoding 4'-phosphopantetheinyl transferase family protein, which translates to MTHSSDLPPCCPVLTAHWPLPKALDRVVLVSSPFDPQKLADGDFQRCLIEPPASIQRSVAKRQTEFLAGRLCAREAMRLLDGRLHVPLIGDDRAPVWPQDLCGSITHSTGWAAAVVASKQHWRGLGMDVEQVMSSERASRLAGEILTADEMQRMADGPEHEVALRVTLTFSLKEALFKALYPVVLKRFYFEDAEVLEWSETGHARLRLKIDLSEEWHSGKVLEAQFSVRDGQLLSLVAIAN; encoded by the coding sequence ATGACTCATTCTAGCGACCTCCCGCCCTGCTGCCCCGTCCTCACTGCGCACTGGCCACTGCCCAAGGCGCTGGACCGTGTGGTGCTGGTCAGCAGCCCGTTCGATCCGCAGAAACTTGCCGATGGCGATTTCCAGCGGTGCCTGATCGAACCGCCCGCGAGCATTCAGCGCTCGGTTGCCAAACGTCAGACGGAGTTTCTGGCCGGTCGTCTGTGTGCTCGTGAGGCGATGCGCCTGCTCGACGGCCGGCTGCATGTGCCGCTGATCGGCGACGACCGTGCGCCGGTCTGGCCGCAAGACCTGTGCGGCTCGATCACCCACAGCACCGGCTGGGCCGCCGCCGTCGTGGCCAGCAAGCAGCATTGGCGCGGGCTGGGCATGGATGTGGAACAGGTGATGAGCAGCGAACGCGCTTCACGGCTGGCGGGTGAAATCCTCACGGCCGATGAAATGCAACGCATGGCAGACGGGCCTGAGCATGAGGTTGCGCTGCGGGTCACCCTGACCTTCTCGCTGAAAGAGGCGCTGTTCAAGGCGCTGTACCCCGTCGTGCTCAAACGGTTCTATTTCGAAGACGCCGAGGTGCTGGAGTGGTCGGAAACCGGCCATGCACGGCTGCGTTTGAAGATCGACCTGTCAGAGGAATGGCACAGCGGCAAGGTGCTGGAGGCGCAGTTCAGTGTGCGGGATGGGCAGTTGTTGAGTCTGGTGGCGATCGCGAACTGA
- the fhuF gene encoding siderophore-iron reductase FhuF: MRRDVFEGALAGFAKTLVLDEARPVVPLAELLRRETLDRLLLQVYGPELMPDQQPVLVSQWMKYYAMQLIPPVMVASLVHGVSWPLAVDQLSFALHERGFLDGVRFEGALFDASNSGDPFERFAPLLDNLQQVIDRLSAYGSVAPGVLWGNAGDYLETCLRELAAVSDVSLAPGYGLLRERLKPDGTRNPLFNAITYIEGNDGQSLRQRRSCCLSHRVEWVGRCEHCPLSR, encoded by the coding sequence GTGAGGCGCGATGTGTTTGAAGGGGCCTTGGCCGGCTTTGCGAAAACCCTGGTGCTCGACGAGGCGCGCCCGGTTGTGCCCTTGGCTGAGTTGCTGCGCCGGGAGACGCTGGATCGCCTGCTATTGCAGGTGTACGGTCCGGAATTGATGCCTGACCAGCAACCGGTGCTGGTGTCGCAATGGATGAAGTACTACGCGATGCAGCTGATTCCGCCGGTAATGGTGGCGAGTCTGGTGCATGGCGTGAGTTGGCCGTTAGCTGTTGATCAACTGTCGTTCGCACTGCATGAGCGAGGTTTTCTCGATGGCGTGCGTTTTGAAGGGGCTCTGTTTGACGCGTCGAACTCGGGTGATCCGTTCGAGCGTTTCGCGCCGCTGCTCGACAACCTGCAGCAAGTGATTGACCGCTTGAGCGCCTACGGCAGCGTCGCGCCCGGCGTGCTGTGGGGCAATGCCGGAGATTATCTGGAAACCTGTCTGCGTGAGTTAGCGGCGGTCAGCGACGTGTCGCTGGCACCCGGTTACGGGTTGTTGCGCGAAAGACTAAAGCCGGATGGCACGCGTAATCCGCTGTTCAACGCGATTACCTATATAGAAGGGAACGACGGGCAGTCGCTCAGGCAGCGGCGCAGTTGCTGCTTGAGTCATCGGGTTGAGTGGGTGGGGCGGTGTGAGCATTGTCCGTTGTCACGCTGA
- a CDS encoding ATP-binding protein, whose product MHSIFLRIYGGMLGVLVLVALLGVLTLHLANKVRGEQYREHLAQGTFTLMADNLKLMDNIERTRALAVWERLLGIPLVLETAEQAHLDGGARNRLSRGQVVVEQTGPHAARVFREVEAAVSGKPGSAVLLTGEVQQISEQLARATIFLLLDELVRYPVDEQPVRLETLRLSKGFGFDMHLIKLDKVDVDDDQRRRLDEGDTVMALGKGGDAIRVLSGVGETPWVLEIGPLYQFNPYPPELLVLIAFLGLCLIGLVVYLLVRRLEHRLRGLEAAATQIAQGSLETRVPTTGTDSVGRLAQAFNGMAEHLQRSLTIQRELVRAVSHELRTPVARLRFGLEMIADASTPEARHKYMVGMDNDIQDLDKLVDEMLTYARLEQGSPTLNFQRIDLDALINQVIAELSPLRANVTVTRGQCISVSDDASSGNEAWVEAEPRYLHRALQNLVSNAMRHAESEVRVGYQLSQERCRIDVEDDGPGVPESAWDRIFTPFMRLDDSRTRASGGHGLGLSIVRRIIYWHAGRALIGRSQALGGACFSLAWPRQQGDA is encoded by the coding sequence ATGCATTCCATCTTCCTGCGTATCTATGGCGGCATGCTCGGCGTCCTGGTGCTGGTGGCGCTGCTCGGCGTGCTCACGTTGCACCTGGCGAACAAGGTGCGCGGGGAGCAGTACCGCGAGCATCTGGCTCAAGGCACCTTCACGCTGATGGCCGACAACCTTAAGTTGATGGACAACATCGAGCGCACGCGGGCGCTGGCGGTGTGGGAACGTTTGCTGGGCATTCCGCTGGTGCTGGAAACCGCCGAACAGGCGCATCTGGACGGCGGCGCGCGCAATCGCCTGAGTCGCGGCCAGGTGGTGGTGGAACAGACCGGCCCTCACGCCGCGCGGGTGTTCCGTGAAGTCGAGGCTGCCGTGTCCGGCAAGCCGGGCAGCGCGGTGTTATTGACCGGCGAAGTGCAACAGATCAGCGAGCAACTGGCTCGCGCGACGATTTTCCTGCTGCTCGACGAACTAGTGCGCTATCCCGTCGATGAGCAGCCGGTGAGGCTGGAAACCCTGCGTCTGAGCAAGGGTTTCGGGTTCGACATGCACCTGATCAAGCTGGATAAGGTCGATGTCGATGATGACCAGCGTCGGCGTCTCGATGAAGGCGACACGGTGATGGCGCTGGGCAAGGGCGGCGACGCGATCCGCGTGCTGTCTGGTGTCGGCGAAACCCCATGGGTGCTGGAGATAGGCCCGCTGTACCAGTTCAACCCTTATCCACCTGAATTACTGGTGCTGATTGCCTTTCTCGGCCTGTGCCTGATCGGGTTGGTGGTGTATTTGCTGGTGCGCCGTCTGGAGCATCGCCTGCGCGGCCTTGAAGCGGCCGCGACGCAGATCGCCCAGGGCAGCCTGGAAACCCGCGTGCCGACCACGGGCACGGACTCGGTGGGGCGACTCGCGCAAGCTTTCAACGGCATGGCCGAGCATTTGCAGCGTTCCCTGACGATTCAGCGTGAACTGGTGCGCGCGGTGTCCCACGAACTGCGCACGCCGGTGGCGCGTCTGCGTTTCGGGCTGGAGATGATCGCCGACGCCAGCACCCCGGAGGCGCGGCACAAGTACATGGTCGGCATGGACAACGACATTCAGGACCTCGACAAGCTGGTGGACGAGATGCTGACCTACGCGCGGCTGGAGCAGGGCTCGCCGACCCTGAACTTCCAGCGCATCGACCTCGACGCCTTGATCAATCAGGTCATCGCCGAACTGTCGCCGCTGCGGGCCAATGTGACGGTGACGCGCGGGCAGTGCATCTCTGTCAGCGACGATGCCTCGTCAGGAAATGAGGCCTGGGTGGAAGCGGAGCCGCGTTACTTGCATCGGGCGTTACAGAATCTGGTCAGCAATGCGATGCGTCATGCCGAATCCGAGGTGCGGGTGGGTTATCAATTGAGTCAGGAACGCTGCCGCATTGATGTCGAAGACGACGGCCCCGGCGTGCCGGAAAGCGCGTGGGACCGTATCTTCACCCCGTTCATGCGCCTGGACGACAGCCGCACGCGGGCGTCGGGCGGGCATGGTCTCGGGTTGTCGATCGTGCGACGCATCATTTATTGGCACGCCGGGCGCGCGCTGATCGGGCGCAGCCAGGCATTGGGCGGGGCGTGTTTCAGCCTGGCCTGGCCGCGTCAGCAAGGTGATGCGTGA
- a CDS encoding response regulator, whose product MQQEPWQVLIVEDDQRLAELTRDYLESNGLRVGVESDGAQAAQRIIEEQPDLVILDLMLPGEDGLSICRKVRNRYDGPILMLTARTDDSDQVQGLDMGADDFVCKPVHPRVLLARIHALLRRSEAAEAPTREQRRLVFGPLVVDNALREAWLNEKSIDLTSAEFDLLWLLVANAGRILSREEIFTALRGVGYDGQDRSIDVRISKIRPRIGDDPIHPRLIKTVRSKGYLFVPEAARDMNNFMLNG is encoded by the coding sequence GTGCAGCAAGAACCCTGGCAGGTGCTGATCGTCGAGGACGATCAACGACTCGCCGAGCTGACCCGCGATTACCTTGAGAGCAACGGCCTGCGTGTCGGTGTGGAGAGCGATGGCGCGCAGGCGGCGCAGCGGATTATCGAGGAGCAGCCGGATCTGGTGATTCTCGACCTCATGCTGCCGGGCGAGGACGGTCTGAGCATTTGCCGCAAGGTGCGTAATCGATACGACGGCCCGATCCTCATGCTCACTGCGCGCACCGACGACAGCGATCAGGTTCAGGGGCTGGACATGGGGGCCGATGATTTCGTCTGCAAACCCGTTCACCCGCGTGTGCTGCTGGCGCGTATTCATGCGCTGTTGAGGCGCAGCGAAGCGGCCGAGGCGCCGACCCGGGAGCAGCGTCGATTGGTCTTCGGTCCGCTGGTGGTGGATAACGCGTTGCGCGAAGCGTGGCTCAATGAAAAAAGCATCGACTTGACCAGCGCCGAATTCGACCTGTTGTGGCTGTTGGTCGCCAACGCCGGCAGGATTCTGTCCCGCGAGGAAATCTTCACCGCGCTCAGAGGCGTTGGCTACGACGGTCAGGACCGCTCCATCGATGTGCGCATCTCGAAAATCCGCCCCCGAATCGGCGATGACCCGATTCATCCGCGCCTGATCAAGACCGTGCGCAGCAAGGGGTATCTGTTCGTGCCGGAAGCCGCCAGGGACATGAACAACTTCATGCTCAACGGCTGA